One Scytonema millei VB511283 DNA window includes the following coding sequences:
- a CDS encoding protein kinase domain-containing protein: MITLPGIIIQAKLYESSATLVYQGIGEQDRRAVVAEVLKQDYPSSQELTRYRQEYEITRSLNLEGVVKAYSQQNYQRTLVILLEDFSGEFLERWRQQQSDFYSMPSANFLRLAIAITDILGKIHAANVIHKNINSSNIVLNPKTGVVKMIDFGIATRFSRTNPTFKSLHLLEGTLAYLLNRQ; this comes from the coding sequence ATGATTACCCTACCTGGTATCATCATCCAAGCCAAGCTTTATGAAAGTTCAGCAACTCTTGTGTATCAGGGGATTGGAGAGCAAGATCGTCGTGCAGTTGTCGCTGAAGTCCTCAAGCAAGATTATCCCTCCTCCCAAGAATTAACCCGCTACAGACAAGAATATGAAATTACTCGTTCCCTCAACCTAGAAGGTGTGGTCAAGGCATACAGCCAGCAAAACTATCAACGCACGCTGGTCATCCTTCTAGAAGACTTTAGCGGCGAGTTTTTAGAACGCTGGCGACAGCAGCAATCAGACTTCTACTCCATGCCTAGTGCGAATTTTCTGAGGCTGGCGATCGCCATTACCGATATTTTAGGCAAAATTCATGCCGCTAATGTGATTCATAAAAATATCAACTCAAGCAATATCGTCCTGAATCCGAAGACTGGCGTTGTCAAAATGATTGATTTTGGGATTGCTACTCGTTTCAGCCGCACCAATCCAACGTTTAAAAGTCTCCATCTTCTAGAAGGAACCCTTGCCTACTTATTAAACCGGCAATGA
- the tnpA gene encoding IS200/IS605 family transposase yields MSEYIHKSHNVTVLLYHLVFPAKYRRAVFDEQVDAVLREVCLEIEKRYEIKFVEIGVDKDHVHFLVQSVPTYSVTKLVTMLKSLTAREVFKRCPQVKQQLWGGEFWSDGYFASTVGKHGDEGMIARYVKKQGNDYLKLHRDEQLSLF; encoded by the coding sequence ATGAGCGAATATATTCATAAAAGTCATAACGTTACGGTGTTGCTTTACCATTTGGTGTTTCCCGCAAAGTATAGACGAGCTGTGTTCGACGAACAGGTAGATGCAGTTTTGAGGGAGGTGTGTTTAGAGATTGAGAAACGCTATGAAATCAAGTTTGTCGAAATTGGTGTGGACAAAGACCATGTGCATTTCTTAGTACAGTCAGTGCCAACTTATAGTGTGACCAAGCTGGTAACAATGCTCAAAAGTCTCACAGCCAGAGAAGTATTTAAACGCTGTCCGCAAGTGAAACAACAGCTGTGGGGCGGCGAGTTTTGGAGTGATGGGTATTTTGCGAGTACAGTTGGAAAACATGGTGATGAAGGGATGATTGCCAGGTATGTGAAAAAACAGGGGAATGACTATCTCAAATTGCATCGAGATGAGCAATTATCTCTCTTTTGA
- a CDS encoding RidA family protein — protein sequence MKKPEFFVTPGYGEYMLSRLHYSQAVKIDDRVEISGQGGWDDNLQIPKSLADEIAQAFRNVERTLATAGAGWDHVVHINSYHVGGFPPEVNEVMVKLFRHYMPDRAPIWTEVGVAALALPTMRIEIRVTAIVP from the coding sequence ATGAAAAAGCCAGAGTTTTTTGTCACCCCTGGTTATGGGGAATACATGCTGAGTAGATTGCACTACTCGCAAGCGGTAAAAATTGACGATCGAGTAGAGATATCAGGTCAAGGTGGCTGGGATGACAATCTGCAAATTCCCAAATCGCTCGCAGACGAAATTGCTCAGGCGTTTCGGAACGTAGAGCGAACCTTGGCGACTGCTGGTGCGGGTTGGGATCATGTTGTCCACATCAATTCTTACCATGTTGGCGGGTTTCCCCCAGAGGTTAACGAGGTGATGGTCAAGCTATTTCGTCATTACATGCCCGATCGCGCCCCAATTTGGACAGAGGTAGGAGTCGCGGCGCTTGCGCTTCCAACGATGCGGATTGAAATCCGCGTGACTGCAATTGTTCCGTGA
- a CDS encoding alpha/beta fold hydrolase, with the protein MPYVTVGQENSATIDLYYEDLGTGQPIVLIHGFPLNGHSWEKQVLVLLNAGYRVITYDRRGFGNSSQPSSGYDYDTFAADLNTLMTRLDLQNTVLVGFSMGTGEVTRYLGKYGSERVQKAVLMAPVPPFLLKTNDNPEGVDQSVFDGIMKAIVEDRPAYFSEFFKAFFNVDVLLGDRISNEAIQASWNVAAGASAKGTLDCVPSWLTDFRADLPRIDVPTLIVHGDADRILPLESTAARLPKLIKNSQLVVIPGGPHAINWTHADRVNPVLLDFLQQE; encoded by the coding sequence ATGCCTTACGTTACTGTCGGTCAAGAAAATTCTGCAACCATCGATCTCTACTATGAAGATTTGGGAACAGGTCAACCGATTGTTCTCATTCATGGGTTTCCCCTCAACGGTCATTCCTGGGAAAAGCAAGTATTAGTATTACTGAATGCGGGATATCGAGTCATTACCTACGATCGCCGCGGATTTGGCAACTCCAGTCAACCCTCATCTGGCTATGACTACGACACCTTCGCCGCCGATTTGAATACACTCATGACTAGGCTTGACTTGCAAAATACCGTGTTGGTTGGCTTCTCAATGGGGACGGGTGAAGTCACGCGCTATCTTGGCAAATATGGCTCAGAACGGGTGCAAAAAGCGGTTCTGATGGCTCCTGTGCCACCATTTTTGTTAAAGACGAATGACAATCCAGAGGGCGTTGACCAAAGCGTTTTCGATGGCATTATGAAAGCGATCGTTGAAGATCGTCCAGCTTACTTTTCTGAATTTTTCAAAGCGTTCTTCAATGTGGATGTGTTGTTGGGCGATCGCATCAGCAATGAAGCAATTCAGGCAAGTTGGAATGTGGCAGCAGGCGCTTCTGCTAAAGGGACTTTGGATTGTGTTCCGTCCTGGCTCACCGATTTCCGCGCCGATCTGCCCCGCATTGACGTACCGACTTTGATCGTTCATGGCGATGCCGATCGGATTTTGCCGCTTGAGTCCACCGCAGCAAGACTCCCGAAGCTGATTAAAAACAGTCAACTGGTTGTCATTCCTGGTGGACCACACGCGATCAACTGGACTCATGCCGATCGAGTCAATCCCGTGTTGCTTGACTTTCTGCAGCAGGAATAA
- a CDS encoding UBP-type zinc finger domain-containing protein, giving the protein MTCEHLNNLTAENLISKAAYPVFRCEECMKINSRWVHLRICQTCGKMLCCDSSEHQHARRHYEATSHAVVSSAELGEQWLWCFADKQGKDY; this is encoded by the coding sequence ATGACCTGCGAACATCTCAACAATCTAACTGCGGAAAACCTGATTTCTAAAGCAGCTTATCCCGTATTTCGTTGTGAAGAGTGCATGAAAATAAATAGCCGCTGGGTACACCTGCGGATTTGCCAAACCTGTGGTAAGATGCTGTGCTGTGATTCTTCTGAGCATCAACATGCTCGCCGTCATTATGAGGCAACCAGTCATGCAGTGGTTAGTTCGGCTGAATTGGGAGAGCAGTGGTTATGGTGTTTTGCAGATAAACAGGGAAAAGACTATTGA
- a CDS encoding CPBP family intramembrane glutamic endopeptidase: MSKFSSNHPQESEDTAEFSSRPAHNRLTRPKWPEAIVGLVVFFVVGIGGGLQLSRLGLDPVVYGLVFTALSGIAGIAGFAAAVLLRIRSLSPFGVRPTSRRWLLIGVAAGVVAFVLKSLAALAWIQITGDSTNVQAMYGEGGSGGILSLILATVFLGLLTPLGEELLFRGVITNALLRHSPVPGVVGSALIFAIAHGINTVFPVALIVGLITAEIFRRSGSVWPAVVVHAVVNLPTIPVVVAAGIG; the protein is encoded by the coding sequence ATGTCTAAATTCTCTTCTAACCACCCGCAGGAGTCAGAAGATACTGCCGAGTTCTCTAGTCGGCCTGCACACAACCGGCTCACACGTCCAAAGTGGCCCGAAGCCATTGTTGGTCTTGTCGTCTTTTTCGTAGTCGGGATCGGCGGTGGCTTGCAACTCTCGCGGCTTGGACTCGATCCCGTGGTCTACGGACTGGTTTTCACCGCGCTGTCTGGCATCGCTGGCATCGCCGGGTTCGCCGCCGCTGTGCTGCTCCGTATCCGTTCCCTAAGCCCCTTCGGTGTCCGCCCGACTTCTCGGCGGTGGCTGCTCATCGGAGTCGCAGCAGGAGTGGTTGCTTTTGTCCTCAAGAGTCTGGCGGCTCTGGCCTGGATTCAGATCACCGGGGACAGCACCAACGTCCAGGCTATGTACGGGGAAGGTGGCAGCGGCGGGATACTATCCCTGATCCTGGCGACGGTGTTCCTCGGACTTCTCACACCCCTGGGCGAGGAGTTGCTCTTCCGGGGTGTCATCACCAATGCCCTGCTTCGACATAGTCCGGTTCCTGGGGTTGTGGGCAGCGCCTTGATCTTCGCGATCGCCCACGGCATCAACACCGTCTTCCCCGTAGCCCTAATAGTCGGTCTCATCACCGCCGAAATCTTCCGCCGTAGTGGATCGGTCTGGCCCGCTGTTGTCGTTCACGCCGTCGTCAACCTGCCCACGATCCCAGTGGTGGTTGCCGCTGGCATAGGCTGA
- a CDS encoding ester cyclase yields the protein MVKEQTADKQAVQATPSLTPAQEALQAVWEEHIGHEFGTHSPEDALATMVEDAYVNNIPVMTGGVGKAAVGEFYSKDFIPQIPPDLELVPISRTIGMDQLVDEMVAKFTHTLQMNWMIPGVAPTGKRVEVPVVGIIRFRDGKIAHEHLYWDQASVLVQIGLLDAEKLPVVGVDSARKLMNRNLPSNTLIDRASHSN from the coding sequence ATGGTCAAAGAGCAAACAGCAGACAAACAGGCAGTACAGGCAACTCCAAGCCTGACACCCGCTCAGGAAGCCTTGCAAGCGGTCTGGGAAGAGCATATCGGGCACGAGTTTGGTACTCACAGCCCTGAAGATGCTCTCGCTACTATGGTTGAGGACGCTTATGTGAATAACATTCCAGTGATGACTGGGGGAGTCGGAAAAGCAGCAGTGGGTGAGTTTTATTCCAAAGACTTCATTCCCCAGATTCCGCCAGACCTCGAGCTAGTTCCGATTTCGCGCACGATCGGGATGGATCAACTCGTTGATGAAATGGTGGCTAAGTTCACGCATACGCTTCAGATGAACTGGATGATCCCTGGCGTTGCTCCGACTGGGAAACGGGTTGAAGTGCCAGTGGTGGGGATTATTCGGTTTCGTGATGGCAAGATAGCCCATGAACACCTCTACTGGGATCAGGCGAGTGTCTTGGTTCAAATCGGCTTGTTGGATGCTGAAAAACTGCCTGTTGTGGGCGTTGATAGTGCGCGTAAATTGATGAATCGGAACTTGCCCTCGAATACACTAATCGATCGTGCTAGTCATAGCAACTAA
- a CDS encoding TMEM175 family protein, translating into MVKGRLEAFSDGVIAIIITIMVLELKTPHKSDLAALRPLIPTFLSYVLSFVYVGIYWNNHHHLFQAVRQVNGSTLWANLHLLFWLSLFPFATAWMGENHFAALPVALYGVVLLLAAIAYFTLTRTLIFHHGQGSTLANALGRDFKGKLSVLIYAVTIPLAFATSWLACALYVLVAVLWLIPDRRIEKTLNS; encoded by the coding sequence GTGGTTAAAGGTAGGTTAGAAGCATTCAGTGATGGGGTAATTGCTATTATTATCACCATTATGGTATTGGAGTTAAAAACACCTCATAAGTCAGATTTAGCTGCGCTACGTCCGCTGATTCCAACCTTTCTAAGCTATGTGTTGAGTTTCGTGTATGTTGGGATCTACTGGAACAATCACCATCACCTGTTTCAGGCAGTCCGACAAGTGAATGGTTCAACTTTGTGGGCGAACCTACATTTGTTGTTCTGGTTATCATTATTTCCCTTTGCCACCGCATGGATGGGTGAAAATCACTTTGCTGCGTTGCCTGTTGCGCTTTATGGTGTGGTTCTATTGTTGGCTGCGATCGCCTACTTCACTCTGACCCGCACGCTGATTTTTCACCACGGTCAAGGTTCCACACTTGCAAACGCTCTGGGTCGGGATTTTAAAGGCAAGTTATCGGTATTGATTTATGCAGTTACAATTCCACTTGCTTTTGCAACTTCTTGGCTTGCCTGTGCGTTATACGTTTTGGTTGCAGTCCTGTGGCTCATTCCCGATCGCCGGATTGAAAAGACGTTGAACTCATAA
- a CDS encoding CPBP family glutamic-type intramembrane protease, with translation MSLFVWIAWKGLKQGVTLPSQGIYQGAIVLAALVFGLLHLPATAAIVSLTPVVIIRALLLNGIVGIAFGWLFWQYSLEAAMLAHISFHAFTSVLSGLLARLP, from the coding sequence ATGTCGCTGTTTGTTTGGATCGCGTGGAAAGGGCTAAAACAAGGCGTTACGTTGCCAAGTCAAGGGATTTACCAGGGTGCGATCGTTCTAGCCGCGTTGGTATTTGGACTACTACACCTGCCAGCGACTGCCGCGATCGTTTCCCTCACTCCAGTTGTGATTATTCGGGCGTTGTTACTGAATGGGATTGTGGGGATTGCGTTTGGCTGGCTCTTTTGGCAATATTCGCTAGAAGCTGCAATGTTAGCCCATATCAGCTTTCATGCTTTCACCTCTGTTCTTAGCGGTTTACTGGCAAGGTTGCCTTAA
- a CDS encoding nuclear transport factor 2 family protein — translation MSENNKAILEAANAAIALGNYEGFLSFCTDDTEWTFIGDKSLKGKVAVRQWIATTYIEPPKFMVANLIAEGDFVTALGDLTIKDEDGNATHYSYCDVWRFRGGKMVELKAFVIKTEVKNETSSAA, via the coding sequence ATGTCAGAGAACAATAAAGCAATCTTAGAAGCGGCAAACGCGGCGATCGCGCTAGGCAACTATGAAGGATTCTTGTCGTTCTGCACCGACGATACGGAATGGACATTTATCGGCGACAAGTCCCTGAAAGGAAAAGTAGCCGTTCGCCAATGGATAGCAACGACATACATAGAGCCACCAAAGTTTATGGTTGCTAACTTAATCGCTGAGGGTGATTTCGTCACGGCACTGGGCGACCTCACAATCAAGGACGAAGACGGGAACGCAACTCATTACTCCTACTGCGATGTCTGGCGCTTTCGCGGCGGCAAGATGGTCGAATTAAAAGCTTTCGTCATCAAAACCGAGGTCAAGAATGAAACCAGCAGCGCGGCGTAA
- a CDS encoding TetR/AcrR family transcriptional regulator — protein sequence MTSDGDSNTRSNHKSGNRKSGGMNAQRQQRVRLEISREAARLFWEHGVAATSGEQIASAVGISVRTLWRHFRNKESCAEPVLAQDVEEFVAVLRRWPREVSLEDHLVEWATNRPRDPDRQSYDEAVIKMTVLAEKEPDLRAAWLMTNDRIEREMAEIIADRLRRSADDIEVRLHAAAATAVLRVISEDVSAALMAGADRASIGNPIKHMAHAVRVATGGVVGDPVEPGKQ from the coding sequence ATGACGAGTGATGGTGACAGCAACACGAGGAGCAATCACAAATCAGGCAATCGCAAATCAGGGGGGATGAATGCACAACGGCAACAGCGGGTACGTCTGGAGATTTCGCGGGAGGCAGCGCGTTTGTTCTGGGAACACGGTGTTGCTGCCACGAGCGGCGAGCAAATCGCAAGCGCGGTTGGAATCTCGGTGCGAACCCTCTGGCGGCACTTCCGCAACAAGGAAAGCTGTGCTGAGCCGGTCTTGGCGCAGGATGTCGAGGAGTTTGTGGCGGTGTTGCGCCGCTGGCCTCGGGAGGTTTCCCTCGAAGATCACCTCGTCGAGTGGGCGACGAACCGACCCCGAGATCCCGATCGGCAGTCCTATGACGAGGCTGTGATCAAGATGACCGTGCTGGCTGAAAAAGAGCCGGATCTGCGTGCGGCTTGGCTAATGACTAACGATCGAATAGAGCGCGAGATGGCTGAGATCATCGCGGATCGCCTGCGCCGTTCGGCTGACGATATCGAGGTGCGGCTGCACGCGGCAGCAGCCACCGCAGTCTTGCGGGTCATTAGTGAAGATGTCAGTGCCGCGCTGATGGCGGGAGCAGATCGCGCCTCTATCGGCAACCCGATCAAGCACATGGCCCACGCCGTGCGTGTAGCCACTGGTGGGGTGGTCGGTGATCCCGTCGAACCCGGAAAACAATAG
- a CDS encoding CPBP family intramembrane glutamic endopeptidase has product MKIKAIKRKQGIGTEVKDATYVEAARWGKYRWWRYLLGLMIILFAWMVAANFASALVALALSGREGVAAFSRLDYAAFGSVGGFVVVMAGFPVFLAGILIAVSLIHQRHPRTLVTAREKISWHRVGHGFVAGFVPWVLLGGLGQYLLYPDSFSFNSDLKTFALFVPIALVITAIQTTTEELFFRGYIVQGASLIWSNRVFLAIVSAVIFTLPHATNPESQEGGWIGMFLGLFVGTGLLFAIVSLIDGTTELAIGAHFANNIAYFLLFNWSGSFFTTPALFSISEYHARFYDITSLVLIPVFLVIVFRLFKRDEASEPVS; this is encoded by the coding sequence ATGAAGATCAAAGCAATCAAAAGAAAGCAGGGAATCGGAACGGAAGTGAAAGACGCGACTTACGTGGAGGCTGCCCGGTGGGGTAAGTATCGGTGGTGGCGGTATCTTCTAGGGCTGATGATCATCCTTTTTGCATGGATGGTCGCCGCTAACTTCGCCAGTGCGCTCGTCGCGCTTGCGCTCAGCGGTCGGGAGGGTGTTGCGGCATTCAGTCGGCTGGATTACGCTGCGTTCGGTTCCGTGGGAGGCTTCGTCGTGGTCATGGCGGGTTTTCCGGTGTTTCTCGCGGGAATCCTCATCGCTGTCTCCCTCATCCACCAGCGTCATCCCCGGACGCTCGTCACAGCGCGGGAGAAGATCAGTTGGCATCGCGTCGGTCACGGCTTCGTGGCTGGGTTCGTGCCGTGGGTGCTGCTAGGCGGGCTGGGGCAGTACCTCCTTTACCCCGATAGCTTCTCCTTCAACTCCGACCTCAAGACGTTCGCGCTCTTCGTGCCGATCGCACTGGTCATCACTGCGATCCAGACGACCACCGAGGAGCTTTTCTTTCGCGGGTACATCGTGCAGGGCGCGAGCCTGATCTGGTCTAACCGCGTGTTTCTGGCGATCGTTTCGGCTGTAATCTTCACCCTGCCGCACGCCACCAATCCGGAGTCACAGGAGGGTGGCTGGATTGGGATGTTCCTCGGACTCTTCGTCGGCACGGGTCTGCTGTTTGCGATCGTTTCACTGATCGATGGCACGACCGAGCTTGCGATCGGCGCACACTTCGCCAACAACATTGCGTACTTTCTCTTGTTCAACTGGTCTGGAAGCTTCTTCACCACGCCAGCCCTGTTCAGCATCAGCGAGTACCATGCGAGATTCTACGACATCACATCTCTCGTGCTGATTCCCGTCTTCCTGGTGATCGTTTTCCGGTTGTTCAAACGCGACGAAGCATCCGAACCCGTTTCCTAG
- a CDS encoding DUF4058 family protein translates to MPSPFPGMDPYLEGYLWSDVHSALANKIRQVLVPLLRPRYTARLEIYLVEDNAPEAEVGILYPDVEVLQVRTAPTGALYSNQSGAIATTPAQLTLPVLQPVEVRVPTVEIRDTALNVLVTCIEILSPVNKREPGLAGYRQKRHRLYQAGVNLIELDLLRRGSRPFNHPRLPSVPYLIELTRASSGVVDVWTLGLQDRLPAIPVPLRQPDPDVPLDLAAVLNAIYDEAAYDLSIDYRTSPPPPPLSESDNLWLENLLAPLREE, encoded by the coding sequence ATGCCTTCGCCCTTTCCAGGGATGGACCCTTATCTTGAGGGATACTTGTGGTCGGACGTGCATTCGGCATTGGCAAACAAGATTCGCCAAGTGTTAGTGCCGCTACTGCGTCCCCGTTATACGGCTAGGCTGGAAATTTATTTAGTGGAAGATAACGCTCCAGAAGCCGAAGTCGGGATTCTCTACCCCGACGTGGAAGTACTTCAGGTTCGTACCGCTCCAACTGGTGCGCTATACTCAAACCAGTCTGGTGCGATCGCTACGACACCCGCTCAACTAACGCTGCCCGTGCTGCAACCAGTTGAAGTCCGCGTGCCAACTGTGGAAATCCGCGACACCGCACTCAACGTCTTGGTAACTTGTATCGAAATTCTGTCTCCCGTCAACAAGCGCGAACCAGGACTGGCTGGATACCGCCAAAAACGCCACCGCCTTTACCAAGCAGGAGTCAACTTAATCGAACTGGACTTGCTGCGCCGAGGTAGTCGCCCTTTCAACCATCCGCGTTTGCCAAGCGTGCCATATTTAATTGAGCTAACTCGCGCCTCCTCCGGCGTGGTAGATGTTTGGACGTTGGGGTTGCAAGATCGGTTGCCCGCGATCCCCGTGCCACTGCGCCAGCCCGATCCTGACGTACCCCTCGATCTGGCTGCTGTCTTGAATGCTATTTACGACGAGGCAGCTTACGATCTGTCAATCGACTATCGCACCTCACCACCGCCTCCACCGTTATCCGAGTCGGATAACCTTTGGCTGGAAAACTTACTCGCACCGTTGAGGGAGGAGTGA
- a CDS encoding cupin domain-containing protein — protein sequence MLIQKLNDCEEIIAGDGTILRELLHPDKQDINLRYSLAYAILPVGKTSIPHSLKTSEVYYIISGVGEMSIDSEVRRIEPGDAVYIPPNAIQFLHNYGDEPIVFVCLVDPAWRKEDETIYAPEIEATASL from the coding sequence ATGCTGATCCAAAAACTAAACGACTGTGAAGAAATTATCGCTGGAGATGGAACTATTCTGCGCGAACTGCTTCATCCTGACAAACAAGACATCAACTTGCGTTACAGTTTGGCGTATGCGATCTTGCCTGTTGGCAAAACTTCGATTCCCCATTCCCTAAAGACTTCTGAGGTTTATTACATCATTAGCGGTGTTGGAGAAATGTCGATCGACAGTGAAGTTCGTCGCATTGAACCAGGCGATGCGGTTTACATTCCTCCAAATGCAATCCAGTTCCTTCACAACTACGGCGATGAACCCATTGTTTTCGTTTGTCTAGTCGATCCAGCTTGGCGCAAAGAAGACGAAACGATTTATGCACCTGAAATTGAAGCAACCGCATCACTCTAA
- a CDS encoding DUF5996 family protein — MAVSVQGTPIDIVWPSLPLAAWQDTYTTVHLWTQIIGKIRLALAPKLNHWWQSTLYVTPRGLTTASIPYETRNFQISFDFLDHQLQIDTSDGITKRIALAPRSVADFYQTVLTTLSNIGIEVRIWTMPQEVSEPIPFERDDRHAAYDPEYAQRFWRILVQVDRVMTLFRSQFIGKSSPVHFFWGSFDLAMTRFSGRRAPEHPGGVPNMADWVTREAYSHEVSSCGFWPGGGSIVEPVFYAYAYPAPEGFRDYPVQPKEAFYSSELQEFILPYEVVRQAGEPDAVLLAFLQSTYEAAANLGHWDRVALERTPTV; from the coding sequence ATGGCAGTTTCTGTTCAAGGTACTCCCATTGACATCGTTTGGCCCAGTTTGCCCCTAGCAGCCTGGCAGGATACATATACAACCGTCCATTTATGGACACAAATCATCGGTAAAATTCGGTTGGCACTAGCTCCTAAACTCAACCACTGGTGGCAATCTACTCTCTATGTCACACCGCGTGGACTGACAACCGCTTCAATCCCTTACGAAACTCGTAACTTTCAAATTAGCTTTGATTTTCTCGACCATCAACTACAAATCGACACTAGCGACGGCATCACTAAAAGAATTGCATTGGCTCCTCGCTCTGTTGCAGATTTTTACCAAACGGTGCTGACCACATTGAGCAACATCGGCATCGAAGTCCGAATCTGGACGATGCCGCAAGAAGTGTCAGAACCAATCCCGTTCGAGCGGGACGATCGACATGCAGCTTACGATCCGGAATATGCACAACGGTTCTGGCGAATTCTCGTGCAAGTCGATCGGGTCATGACCTTATTCCGTTCGCAGTTTATTGGTAAATCCAGCCCTGTGCATTTCTTTTGGGGCAGCTTCGATCTCGCTATGACTCGTTTCTCCGGTCGTCGTGCGCCAGAGCATCCAGGGGGAGTTCCGAATATGGCAGATTGGGTCACACGAGAAGCCTATTCACACGAAGTCAGTAGTTGCGGCTTTTGGCCAGGGGGTGGGTCAATTGTGGAGCCTGTTTTTTACGCTTATGCTTACCCTGCGCCGGAAGGGTTCCGCGATTACCCTGTTCAGCCTAAGGAGGCATTCTATAGCTCGGAGTTGCAAGAGTTTATCCTACCCTATGAGGTAGTAAGACAAGCTGGCGAACCAGATGCGGTACTCCTTGCTTTTCTCCAAAGCACTTATGAAGCAGCAGCAAATTTAGGACATTGGGATCGAGTCGCCCTGGAACGCACCCCAACTGTGTAA
- a CDS encoding peptidoglycan-binding domain-containing protein, with protein MKPRTIFGLLTLAIGLLGGAFTHRAIAQSIPSQQPSPILIATAYTDLTLPTLRQGDRGRNVQLLQRILQDNGFLGAAGVRLGNSNGAIVDGIYGEIAASAIRDLQQRYKIPVTGQVNPTTWEVLDMRENLYRSPLPWQQ; from the coding sequence ATGAAACCTCGAACCATTTTCGGATTACTAACGCTCGCTATCGGATTGCTCGGAGGCGCCTTCACTCATCGGGCGATCGCACAAAGCATTCCTTCACAACAACCATCACCGATTCTGATTGCAACTGCCTACACTGATTTAACCTTACCCACCTTGCGCCAAGGAGATCGCGGCAGAAACGTACAATTGTTACAACGCATTCTTCAAGACAATGGCTTTTTAGGAGCCGCAGGCGTGAGATTAGGCAATTCAAATGGTGCGATCGTCGATGGCATCTATGGTGAGATCGCAGCTTCTGCGATACGAGATTTACAGCAACGGTACAAAATCCCAGTCACAGGGCAAGTGAACCCTACAACTTGGGAAGTCCTGGATATGCGCGAAAACCTCTACCGATCGCCGCTTCCCTGGCAACAATAG
- a CDS encoding cupin domain-containing protein — MLIQKLSERKTFAAGDGTKLRELLHPDKQPLELSYSLAHAILPVGETSKPHSLKTSEVYYILSGEGEMHIDNESETIEPGDTVYIPPNSKQFVRNYGVEPLVFLCIVDPAWRKEDEIVYVD; from the coding sequence ATGCTGATTCAAAAATTGAGTGAACGCAAAACCTTTGCTGCTGGAGATGGTACTAAATTGAGAGAGCTTTTACATCCTGATAAGCAACCTCTTGAGTTAAGCTACAGTTTAGCGCACGCAATCTTACCAGTAGGAGAAACTTCTAAACCGCATTCTTTAAAGACCTCTGAAGTCTACTACATCCTCAGCGGTGAAGGAGAAATGCATATAGACAATGAAAGTGAGACAATAGAACCAGGTGACACAGTTTATATTCCACCCAATTCTAAGCAATTTGTTCGTAATTATGGTGTTGAACCTTTGGTATTTCTATGTATCGTAGATCCTGCTTGGCGCAAAGAAGATGAAATCGTATATGTTGATTAA